Proteins encoded together in one Stutzerimonas stutzeri window:
- the ltrA gene encoding group II intron reverse transcriptase/maturase codes for MKTQPATPVASASFDGMKNWHALDWAGIQQTVRKTQLKIAQATGEGDWRRVKRLQRLLTHSFYGRCLAVRRVTENRGRKTPGVDGETWGTPQAKLQAVGRLSKKRGYRPKPLRRVWIPKPGKQEKRPLGIPTMLDRAMQALYLQVLEPVIESTSDPKSYGFRPDRSTADAMVELFHLLSPQTAPVWILEGDIKGFFDNINHEWLCRNVPMDRTVLRKWLKAGVIDRRQLMATEAGTPQGGIISPCLANATLNGLEIQLKRHLVKKLGVRNAKKSKVQCVRYADDFVVTAASKELLEDVVKPWVEQFLSARGVALSREKTQITHIHQGFDFLGWNFRKYVPKSPYRNAKLLIKPSKKNVSAFYRKVREIIKGSGALTQDALIGQLNPVLKGWAQYHSPVVAKEAFSKLDNLIFWRIWRWAKRRHPRKSADWIRNKYFRSIGRQNWVFAYPYKNGKGERQHRRLYGLAETAIVRHKRLPGEYQPYDATQELKWEALRVQRMQHKLRYRGQVLSIFRRQMGLCALCGHAISRETGWHDHHVIRRVDGGPDTLRNRVLLHPNCHALVHSQREKVTLRYGGQRC; via the coding sequence ATGAAAACGCAACCAGCAACACCGGTCGCGTCTGCGTCCTTCGACGGGATGAAGAACTGGCACGCTCTCGATTGGGCCGGGATTCAACAAACCGTTCGGAAGACGCAGCTAAAGATTGCGCAGGCAACTGGGGAAGGCGATTGGCGCAGGGTTAAACGCCTGCAACGACTGCTGACCCACTCGTTTTATGGCCGCTGTCTGGCTGTAAGGCGAGTCACGGAAAACCGGGGTCGCAAGACGCCGGGAGTCGACGGAGAAACCTGGGGAACGCCTCAGGCCAAGCTCCAGGCCGTGGGACGTCTGTCGAAAAAGCGAGGCTATCGACCCAAACCGCTACGGCGGGTATGGATACCGAAGCCCGGCAAGCAAGAGAAACGCCCGCTGGGTATCCCGACGATGCTGGATCGGGCCATGCAGGCGCTGTATCTGCAAGTCTTGGAACCTGTAATCGAAAGCACCAGCGATCCGAAATCCTATGGGTTTCGCCCGGATCGCTCGACTGCTGACGCGATGGTCGAGCTATTCCACCTGCTGTCGCCGCAAACGGCGCCGGTCTGGATTCTGGAGGGCGACATCAAGGGTTTCTTCGACAACATCAATCACGAGTGGCTGTGTCGAAATGTCCCGATGGACAGAACGGTGCTGCGCAAATGGTTGAAAGCCGGGGTTATCGACCGGCGACAACTCATGGCTACGGAGGCCGGGACGCCGCAAGGCGGGATCATCTCGCCCTGTCTGGCAAACGCCACCCTGAATGGTCTGGAGATTCAGCTAAAGCGCCATCTGGTGAAGAAGTTGGGGGTCCGGAACGCTAAGAAGAGCAAGGTGCAGTGTGTTCGCTATGCGGATGACTTTGTCGTTACGGCAGCCTCGAAAGAGCTGTTAGAGGACGTGGTCAAACCTTGGGTAGAGCAATTCCTGTCGGCACGAGGGGTTGCGCTGTCACGGGAGAAAACGCAGATCACGCACATCCACCAAGGCTTCGATTTTCTGGGGTGGAATTTCAGGAAGTACGTGCCGAAATCGCCGTATAGGAACGCCAAGCTGCTGATCAAGCCCTCGAAGAAGAACGTCTCGGCGTTCTATCGGAAAGTGCGAGAGATCATCAAAGGCAGCGGAGCACTGACGCAGGACGCGTTGATCGGCCAGCTGAACCCGGTACTGAAGGGGTGGGCGCAATACCACTCCCCGGTCGTGGCAAAAGAGGCCTTCAGCAAGCTGGATAATCTTATTTTCTGGCGAATCTGGAGGTGGGCGAAGCGGAGGCATCCGCGGAAGTCGGCTGATTGGATCAGGAATAAATACTTCCGATCCATAGGCAGGCAGAACTGGGTGTTTGCGTATCCCTATAAAAATGGCAAGGGAGAAAGGCAACACCGGCGGCTGTACGGGCTGGCGGAAACCGCAATCGTGCGTCACAAGCGTCTACCGGGTGAGTATCAGCCCTACGACGCGACGCAGGAACTGAAGTGGGAGGCGCTGAGGGTTCAACGGATGCAGCACAAGCTGCGTTATCGGGGACAGGTGCTCAGCATCTTCCGCAGACAGATGGGGCTTTGCGCCCTGTGCGGGCATGCGATCAGCAGGGAAACCGGTTGGCACGACCACCACGTCATCAGGCGTGTGGACGGCGGGCCGGATACTTTGAGGAACCGCGTGCTGCTTCATCCCAACTGCCATGCGCTGGTGCATAGCCAGCGTGAAAAGGTAACTCTGCGATACGGTGGCCAGAGATGCTAA
- a CDS encoding 1-aminocyclopropane-1-carboxylate deaminase/D-cysteine desulfhydrase produces MISERCVASDAPLILQRLHLDWLQQAAVDVVVLRLDLVDPELSGNKWFKLVNHLDAARRAGAPGLISLGGPHSNHLHALAAAGHRFGFATVGLLRGHEQDTPTVADLQAWGMQIHWLGYGGFRARNLPGFWQPWQQRHRGYYCIPEGGGGLPGALGCAELVPRLPSALAAVGWDDYDAVWLAAGTGTTLAGLVIGEAGRHPVIGALAGPPSHAVDDNVAALLAQAGVANEGYELLDASRGGFARFDKELAHFMYTAERDGGVPLDPIYTAKTMMALRLYVERGYVAAGTRVLFVHTGGLQGRRAAESQLHKLIHG; encoded by the coding sequence TTGATTTCCGAACGTTGCGTCGCCTCCGATGCCCCGCTGATTCTGCAACGCCTGCATCTGGACTGGTTGCAGCAGGCCGCTGTCGACGTGGTGGTGTTGCGGCTCGACCTGGTGGACCCGGAGCTGTCCGGAAACAAGTGGTTCAAACTCGTTAACCATCTGGACGCAGCCCGCCGTGCCGGCGCACCGGGGCTCATCAGCCTTGGTGGTCCGCATTCCAACCATCTGCACGCTCTGGCCGCGGCCGGTCACCGATTCGGTTTCGCGACGGTCGGCCTGCTGCGCGGACACGAGCAGGACACGCCGACGGTGGCCGATCTGCAAGCCTGGGGCATGCAGATCCACTGGCTGGGCTACGGTGGCTTCCGGGCACGCAACCTACCCGGCTTCTGGCAGCCATGGCAGCAACGCCATCGCGGTTACTACTGCATTCCCGAGGGCGGAGGCGGGCTACCTGGCGCCCTGGGTTGCGCCGAACTCGTGCCAAGGCTGCCATCGGCATTGGCTGCGGTCGGTTGGGACGATTACGACGCTGTCTGGCTTGCCGCCGGAACCGGAACGACCCTGGCGGGATTGGTCATCGGTGAGGCCGGGCGGCATCCGGTAATCGGCGCGCTGGCCGGCCCGCCATCGCATGCTGTCGATGACAATGTGGCGGCGCTGCTCGCGCAGGCGGGCGTTGCCAATGAGGGCTACGAGCTGCTGGATGCCAGCCGCGGCGGTTTCGCCCGGTTCGACAAGGAGCTGGCGCATTTCATGTACACGGCCGAGCGTGACGGCGGAGTGCCGCTTGATCCGATCTATACCGCAAAGACCATGATGGCATTGCGCCTTTATGTCGAGCGCGGTTATGTTGCCGCCGGCACACGCGTGCTTTTCGTCCACACCGGTGGATTGCAGGGGCGCCGTGCTGCTGAGAGTCAGCTGCACAAGCTGATCCATGGCTAG
- the recR gene encoding recombination mediator RecR has protein sequence MSFSPLIRQLIDALRILPGVGQKTAQRMALQLLERDRSGGLRLAQALTRAMEGVGYCRQCRTLTEDELCPQCADPRRDDSLLCVVQSPVDVFAVEQTGFRGRYFVLKGHLSPLDGLGPEAIGIPELLGRVADGAFSEVILATNPTVEGEATAHYIAQMLIPKGLTISRIAHGVPLGGELDLVDGGTLAHALAGRKPISL, from the coding sequence ATGAGCTTCAGCCCGCTGATTCGGCAACTCATCGATGCCCTGCGCATTCTTCCTGGCGTAGGACAGAAGACCGCGCAACGCATGGCGCTGCAGCTGCTCGAGCGTGACCGCAGCGGTGGCCTGCGCCTGGCGCAGGCGTTGACCCGGGCGATGGAAGGTGTCGGCTACTGCAGGCAGTGCCGTACGCTGACCGAAGACGAACTCTGCCCGCAGTGCGCTGATCCGCGGCGCGATGATTCCCTGCTATGCGTGGTGCAGAGCCCGGTCGACGTGTTTGCGGTCGAGCAGACCGGCTTTCGTGGGCGTTATTTCGTGCTCAAGGGACATCTGTCTCCGCTCGATGGCCTGGGGCCGGAGGCCATCGGCATTCCCGAGCTGCTGGGTCGGGTGGCGGATGGCGCATTCAGCGAAGTCATCCTGGCAACAAACCCCACTGTCGAAGGGGAAGCCACCGCGCACTACATCGCACAGATGCTCATTCCCAAAGGCCTGACCATTAGCCGAATTGCCCATGGTGTTCCACTGGGCGGCGAGCTGGACCTGGTCGATGGCGGCACACTGGCTCACGCCCTCGCAGGGCGCAAGCCGATCAGCCTATAA
- a CDS encoding ABC transporter substrate-binding protein yields the protein MKAKLWLVPALVLLSAFAQAQEKFKVGYIRVMDDAQAMVAHEAGLYKKHGLDVELIEFSSGTDLIKAIVGGQLDTGVLGFTNAVAWASKGADLKVVGGAQQGYHSILVREDTDIQDVAGLKDRTLASQREGSTADAVLRGVTLKNAGLKPSDVNIMGVSPAVAVQSLVSGRVDAAFLFEPYDRIAQLVAPVRQVYEIGEVWPFPCMVVITSGDTLAKRKDAVWKSLDAQRDAIELLDKQPAEAAKLIAGYFIAEPTLKTLKRGELAREVVIEEAIGTQTFSAKLGDDDLARIQELADILQEQGSLKTRDGKPFDTRAILDLSWQEAREL from the coding sequence ATGAAAGCGAAGCTCTGGCTGGTTCCTGCTCTTGTGCTCCTGAGTGCGTTCGCGCAGGCGCAGGAAAAGTTCAAGGTAGGTTACATCCGGGTGATGGACGATGCCCAGGCCATGGTCGCCCACGAGGCAGGGCTGTATAAGAAGCACGGCCTGGACGTCGAACTGATCGAGTTCAGTTCGGGCACCGATCTGATCAAGGCCATCGTCGGCGGTCAGCTGGATACCGGTGTGCTGGGCTTTACCAATGCGGTGGCCTGGGCGTCCAAAGGGGCCGATCTGAAGGTGGTGGGTGGTGCGCAGCAAGGTTATCACTCGATCCTGGTGCGTGAAGATACCGACATCCAGGACGTTGCAGGCCTCAAGGACCGCACACTGGCTTCGCAGCGCGAAGGCAGCACTGCCGATGCGGTGCTGCGTGGCGTGACCTTGAAGAATGCCGGCCTCAAGCCGAGCGATGTCAACATCATGGGCGTCAGCCCGGCAGTTGCGGTGCAGTCGCTGGTATCCGGGCGAGTGGATGCCGCCTTCCTGTTCGAGCCCTACGACCGCATCGCACAGCTGGTGGCGCCGGTTCGCCAGGTCTACGAGATCGGCGAAGTGTGGCCGTTCCCGTGCATGGTGGTGATCACCTCCGGCGACACCCTGGCCAAGCGCAAGGATGCCGTCTGGAAATCCCTGGATGCTCAGCGCGATGCCATCGAACTGCTGGACAAGCAGCCGGCCGAAGCGGCGAAGCTGATCGCCGGCTACTTCATCGCCGAGCCAACCTTGAAAACCCTCAAGCGCGGCGAACTGGCCCGCGAGGTGGTCATCGAGGAAGCCATTGGCACCCAGACCTTCAGCGCCAAGCTTGGCGACGACGATCTGGCCCGTATTCAGGAGCTTGCTGACATCCTGCAGGAGCAGGGCTCGCTGAAGACTCGCGATGGCAAGCCGTTCGATACCCGAGCCATTCTCGATCTGAGCTGGCAGGAAGCACGGGAACTCTGA
- a CDS encoding cyclic nucleotide-binding domain-containing protein, whose product MNKPLHPDQLRDLIPLNALSPRQLWELRARTVPLVLTAGEVLELDERHATTRYYLMAGKLLVSDVEGQQGLLAAGTPAALHSLLSERTREVRALEDCHLLSVDAVELDRLLSWRQALQDVLLQLTMDGEETEWLERLLENPLFAQVPPQNIRSMLHRLVSVEAPAGQTLLREGEAGDCCYFLKSGRAQVLKAEDSGEQLLAELETGACFGEEALLEDRPRNASVAMIEDGSVLRLGRADFFELLKAPVVSEVDLDEVADLLGCGAQWLDVRLADDYERGHAMQALHMPLHLLRLKTRLLNPRRTYLCYCESGKRSASAVFLLTQLGFTAYALRGGLDALGSDDRAALLWECGTGYLARSDGRIERSL is encoded by the coding sequence ATGAACAAACCGCTGCACCCTGATCAGCTGCGTGATCTGATCCCGTTGAACGCGCTGTCGCCACGTCAGCTCTGGGAGCTGCGTGCGCGCACCGTGCCGCTTGTGCTCACCGCAGGCGAGGTGCTTGAGCTGGACGAACGGCACGCGACGACACGCTACTACCTGATGGCCGGGAAGCTGCTCGTCAGCGATGTCGAGGGGCAACAGGGGCTGCTCGCGGCGGGGACTCCGGCGGCGCTGCATAGCCTGCTGTCAGAACGGACGCGGGAGGTGCGGGCACTGGAGGATTGCCATCTGCTGAGCGTGGATGCCGTGGAACTCGATCGCCTGCTTTCCTGGCGCCAAGCGCTGCAGGATGTGCTGCTGCAGCTGACCATGGACGGCGAAGAAACGGAGTGGCTCGAACGTCTGCTCGAAAATCCCCTGTTCGCCCAGGTTCCTCCGCAGAACATACGCAGCATGCTGCACCGGCTCGTGTCGGTCGAGGCACCAGCCGGGCAGACGCTATTGCGTGAAGGCGAGGCGGGGGACTGCTGCTATTTCCTCAAGAGTGGTCGGGCGCAGGTACTCAAGGCCGAGGACAGTGGCGAACAGCTCTTGGCGGAACTCGAAACCGGCGCCTGTTTCGGCGAGGAAGCGCTGCTGGAAGATCGTCCGCGCAACGCCAGCGTGGCAATGATCGAGGACGGCAGCGTGCTGCGCCTGGGCCGGGCCGACTTTTTCGAATTGCTCAAGGCGCCGGTGGTGAGCGAGGTCGATCTGGACGAAGTGGCCGATCTGCTCGGCTGCGGCGCTCAGTGGCTGGACGTTCGGCTAGCCGATGACTACGAGCGCGGGCACGCCATGCAGGCGCTGCACATGCCGCTGCACCTGTTGCGGCTGAAGACGCGACTGCTGAATCCCCGCCGCACCTACCTGTGCTATTGCGAAAGTGGCAAGCGCAGCGCGAGTGCGGTCTTCCTGCTGACCCAGCTCGGTTTCACTGCCTATGCGCTGCGGGGCGGGCTCGATGCACTCGGCAGCGATGATCGCGCGGCGCTGCTGTGGGAGTGCGGCACCGGCTATCTGGCTCGGTCCGATGGACGCATAGAACGCAGCCTCTGA
- the pdxB gene encoding 4-phosphoerythronate dehydrogenase PdxB, producing MHILADENIPLVDEFFAGLGEIRRMPGRRINRAALEGVDVLLVRSVTRVDRELLQGTAVRFVGTCTIGTDHLDLDYFEQSGIDWASAPGCNARGVVDYVLGCLLALAEVSGEALARRRFGVVGAGEVGGRLVEVLRGLGWDVRVCDPPRQTLEAGGFVTLDEVIAECDVISLHTPLSMSGDCPTFHLFDRQRLNGLRPGAWLINASRGAVVDNAALRDLLLQRPDLEAVLDVWEGEPQVDVELADLCRIATPHIAGYSLDGKLRGTAQIHAAYCAARALEPAVELAQLMPGPALAGLTFAASAEPAEMLATLCRAVYDPRRDDADFRRSLQGDDAQRRAAFDLLRKAYPARREIDGLAVRIEGDNPALTAVVSALGARLLR from the coding sequence ATGCACATCCTTGCCGACGAAAACATCCCGCTGGTCGATGAGTTCTTTGCCGGTCTCGGCGAGATCCGTCGCATGCCCGGGCGTCGCATCAATCGGGCGGCGCTGGAGGGCGTGGATGTGCTGCTCGTGCGCTCGGTGACGCGGGTCGATCGCGAATTGCTGCAAGGCACCGCGGTGCGCTTCGTCGGCACCTGCACCATCGGCACCGACCATCTGGACCTCGACTATTTCGAACAGTCCGGCATCGATTGGGCCAGCGCGCCTGGCTGCAACGCGCGCGGGGTGGTCGATTACGTATTGGGTTGCCTGTTGGCCTTAGCCGAAGTCAGCGGCGAAGCCCTGGCGCGACGCCGCTTCGGCGTGGTGGGTGCCGGCGAGGTAGGCGGGCGCCTGGTCGAAGTGCTGCGAGGCCTCGGCTGGGATGTGCGCGTTTGCGACCCGCCGCGCCAGACTCTCGAGGCAGGCGGTTTCGTGACGCTGGATGAAGTGATTGCCGAGTGCGATGTCATCAGTCTGCATACCCCGTTGAGCATGAGCGGCGACTGCCCGACCTTCCATCTGTTCGACCGTCAGCGCCTGAACGGGCTGCGACCGGGTGCCTGGCTGATCAACGCCAGCAGAGGAGCGGTGGTGGATAACGCGGCGTTGCGCGATCTGCTGCTGCAGCGTCCGGATCTCGAGGCGGTGCTGGATGTCTGGGAAGGCGAGCCACAGGTGGACGTCGAACTGGCTGATCTGTGTCGCATCGCCACGCCACACATCGCCGGCTACAGCCTGGACGGCAAATTGCGTGGCACGGCGCAGATCCATGCGGCCTACTGCGCCGCTCGCGCCCTTGAACCGGCCGTCGAGCTGGCGCAGCTGATGCCTGGCCCTGCGCTTGCCGGGCTCACCTTCGCCGCATCGGCAGAGCCGGCCGAGATGCTGGCAACGCTGTGCAGGGCGGTCTACGACCCGCGTCGCGACGACGCGGACTTCCGCCGCAGTCTCCAGGGCGACGATGCGCAGCGCCGGGCTGCCTTCGATCTGCTGCGCAAGGCCTACCCGGCGCGACGTGAGATCGACGGTCTCGCCGTAAGGATAGAGGGGGACAATCCGGCGTTGACGGCGGTGGTGAGCGCGCTCGGGGCCCGCTTGCTGCGCTAG
- the dnaX gene encoding DNA polymerase III subunit gamma/tau, producing MSYQVLARKWRPRSFREMVGQTHVLKALINALDNQRLHHAYLFTGTRGVGKTTIARIIAKCLNCETGVSSTPCGQCSVCREIDEGRFVDLIEVDAASRTKVEDTRELLDNVQYAPSRGRYKVYLIDEVHMLSSHSFNALLKTLEEPPPHVKFLLATTDPQKLPVTILSRCLQFSLKNMPPERVVEHLTHVLGVENVPFEEDALWLLGRAADGSMRDAMSLTDQAIAFGEGKVLAADVRAMLGTLDHGQVYGVLQALLEGDARALLEAVRHLAEQGPDWAGVLAEMLNVLHRVAIAQALPEAVDNGQGDRDRVLALAQALPAEDVQFYYQMGLIGRRDLPLAPDPRSGFEMVLLRMLAFRPADMGDAPRTSLKNLGISPATADSKPAAVADTAAPGVSPVSAPATVAPAAVVAPPAAPAVIASPAESVTTAAPELPAVATSPAAPAQEQAVPVIDVPWNEPPEVPPVAVEANAILPEPALDGPPDHVAAVVQVEEPDDDEPPLTDEDYFEVENQAEAYFEELQQDETDQQEVEPLPAVEPATGLAAEWLELYLKLGLSGLTGSIAANCTLISVEGDRWLMHLDPAQSALFNPTQQRRLNDALNQYHGRTLQLDIVLQKPEQETPAQAAQRRRAERQRAAEQSIHADPLVQQLMQQFAAVIREGTIEPVEHSEP from the coding sequence ATGAGTTATCAGGTTCTTGCACGTAAATGGCGTCCGCGCTCGTTCCGCGAAATGGTCGGCCAGACGCATGTGCTCAAGGCCCTGATCAACGCGCTGGACAATCAGCGCCTGCACCATGCCTATCTGTTCACCGGTACCCGCGGCGTCGGCAAGACGACGATCGCGCGGATCATCGCCAAGTGCCTGAACTGCGAGACGGGCGTCAGTTCCACACCCTGCGGGCAGTGTTCGGTCTGCCGGGAGATCGATGAGGGGCGCTTCGTCGACCTGATCGAGGTGGACGCTGCAAGCCGCACCAAGGTCGAGGACACGCGCGAACTGCTGGACAACGTGCAGTACGCGCCGAGTCGCGGACGCTACAAGGTCTACCTGATCGACGAAGTACACATGCTCTCGTCGCACTCTTTCAACGCGCTGCTCAAGACCCTCGAAGAGCCGCCGCCTCACGTCAAGTTCCTGCTCGCGACCACCGATCCGCAGAAGTTGCCAGTGACCATCCTGTCGCGCTGCCTGCAGTTCTCGCTGAAAAACATGCCGCCGGAGCGAGTCGTTGAGCACCTGACCCATGTGCTTGGCGTCGAGAACGTTCCTTTCGAGGAAGATGCGCTGTGGCTGCTCGGTCGCGCCGCGGACGGTTCGATGCGCGATGCCATGAGCCTGACCGACCAGGCGATCGCCTTCGGTGAGGGCAAGGTGCTGGCCGCCGATGTGCGGGCGATGCTCGGCACGCTCGATCACGGTCAGGTCTATGGCGTACTGCAGGCGCTGCTCGAGGGCGACGCCCGGGCACTGCTCGAAGCCGTTCGTCATCTCGCCGAGCAGGGGCCGGATTGGGCCGGCGTACTCGCGGAAATGCTCAATGTGTTGCATCGCGTCGCCATCGCCCAGGCGCTACCGGAAGCGGTGGACAATGGCCAGGGCGATCGCGATCGGGTGCTGGCGCTGGCGCAGGCGCTGCCAGCCGAAGACGTGCAGTTCTATTATCAGATGGGCCTAATCGGGCGACGCGATCTGCCATTGGCGCCCGATCCGCGCAGTGGCTTCGAAATGGTTCTGCTGCGTATGTTGGCGTTCCGCCCGGCGGATATGGGTGACGCGCCACGAACATCGCTAAAGAATTTGGGAATCAGCCCGGCCACAGCTGATTCCAAGCCTGCAGCGGTGGCCGATACCGCTGCCCCCGGCGTGTCGCCTGTTTCAGCCCCCGCTACGGTTGCTCCTGCCGCCGTTGTGGCGCCGCCAGCGGCTCCGGCGGTGATAGCCAGCCCGGCTGAGTCGGTGACCACAGCGGCTCCTGAACTGCCTGCCGTGGCGACATCGCCGGCAGCGCCTGCGCAAGAGCAGGCCGTGCCGGTGATCGATGTACCCTGGAACGAACCGCCCGAGGTCCCGCCGGTTGCCGTCGAGGCCAATGCAATACTGCCCGAGCCGGCACTGGACGGGCCACCCGATCATGTGGCTGCCGTGGTTCAGGTCGAAGAGCCTGACGATGACGAGCCGCCGCTGACCGACGAAGACTATTTCGAGGTCGAAAATCAGGCCGAGGCTTACTTCGAGGAGCTGCAGCAGGACGAGACGGACCAGCAGGAGGTCGAGCCGCTGCCGGCAGTTGAGCCTGCCACCGGGCTGGCTGCCGAATGGCTGGAGCTCTATCTCAAGCTCGGTCTGTCCGGCCTGACCGGCAGCATCGCGGCCAACTGCACGTTGATTTCGGTGGAGGGCGATCGCTGGCTGATGCACCTCGACCCGGCCCAGAGTGCCCTGTTCAACCCGACACAGCAGCGCCGGTTGAACGATGCGTTGAATCAGTACCACGGGCGTACGTTGCAGCTCGATATCGTGCTGCAGAAGCCCGAGCAGGAAACGCCGGCGCAGGCCGCGCAGCGTCGTCGCGCCGAGCGACAGCGCGCCGCTGAACAATCGATTCATGCGGACCCGCTGGTCCAGCAGTTGATGCAGCAGTTCGCCGCGGTGATCCGCGAAGGCACCATCGAACCCGTAGAACACTCAGAACCCTGA
- a CDS encoding YbaB/EbfC family nucleoid-associated protein, which yields MMKGGMAGLMKQAQQMQEKMQKMQEELANAEVTGQSGAGLVSVVMNGRHDVKRVSLDDSLMQEDKEILEDLIAAAVNDAVRKIEQNSQEKMAGMTAGMQLPPGFKMPF from the coding sequence ATGATGAAAGGTGGCATGGCCGGCCTGATGAAGCAGGCGCAGCAGATGCAGGAAAAGATGCAGAAGATGCAGGAAGAGCTGGCGAACGCCGAAGTCACTGGCCAATCCGGTGCCGGCCTGGTCAGCGTGGTGATGAACGGCCGTCATGACGTCAAGCGCGTCAGCCTCGATGACAGCCTAATGCAGGAAGACAAGGAAATCCTCGAAGACCTGATCGCTGCGGCCGTCAACGATGCGGTACGCAAGATCGAGCAGAACAGCCAGGAGAAGATGGCCGGCATGACCGCAGGCATGCAGCTCCCGCCGGGCTTCAAGATGCCGTTCTGA
- a CDS encoding MATE family efflux transporter: MPTELRLRRVRLELRTLFALALPMMIAQLASTAMGFVDTVMAGRVSPHDLAAVALGNSIWVPVYLLVSGITLATTPNVAQRFGAGHHAEIGPLVRQALWMGVGIGIGSALLMWNAKPVLHLMKVEPALIDPTMAYLRAVACGFPAMALYQVLRCFSDGLGHPRPSMVIGILGLLLNIPLNYVFIYGKLGMPALGGVGCGVSTALVMLFMLTSMAIWVKRAPAYQASQLFSHFEGPRWPMLRRLLSVGVPIGIAVFAEASIFSVIALLIGALGATVVAGHQIALNFTSLIFMIPLSLGMAVTVRIGQELGRSAPRDARFVAGVGIAAALVYACFSASVMLLFSEQIARIYTPDPAVIAVAASLFFYAALFQFSDVVQVTAAGALRGYQDTRMTMVYTLFAYWGIGLPVGYLLGLTDKLGPASGPSGLWQGLIAGLSCAALLLSVRLARSARREIRRHAALRRSAA; the protein is encoded by the coding sequence ATGCCCACTGAGCTTCGACTCAGACGGGTCCGCCTTGAACTGCGCACCCTCTTCGCCCTCGCCCTGCCCATGATGATCGCTCAGCTGGCCAGCACTGCCATGGGCTTTGTCGATACCGTGATGGCCGGCCGCGTCAGTCCGCACGACCTGGCTGCCGTCGCGCTGGGCAACTCGATCTGGGTGCCGGTCTACCTGCTGGTCAGCGGCATTACCCTGGCCACCACACCCAACGTCGCCCAGCGCTTCGGCGCCGGGCATCACGCCGAAATCGGCCCGCTGGTGCGCCAGGCCCTGTGGATGGGCGTTGGCATCGGCATCGGCAGTGCACTGCTGATGTGGAACGCGAAGCCGGTGCTGCATCTGATGAAGGTCGAACCCGCCCTGATCGATCCAACCATGGCATACCTGCGCGCCGTCGCCTGCGGCTTCCCGGCCATGGCGCTGTATCAGGTACTGCGTTGCTTCAGCGACGGGTTGGGTCACCCACGGCCGAGCATGGTCATCGGCATTCTCGGCCTGCTGCTGAACATCCCACTGAACTACGTGTTCATCTACGGCAAGCTCGGTATGCCGGCGTTGGGTGGTGTGGGTTGCGGCGTATCCACGGCACTGGTGATGCTGTTCATGCTGACGTCCATGGCCATCTGGGTGAAGCGTGCGCCGGCCTATCAGGCAAGCCAGCTGTTCTCCCACTTCGAGGGCCCGCGCTGGCCGATGCTTCGTCGCCTGCTGTCGGTCGGCGTGCCCATCGGCATCGCCGTGTTCGCCGAAGCGAGCATTTTCTCCGTGATCGCGCTGCTGATCGGTGCGCTCGGTGCGACGGTGGTGGCCGGGCATCAGATCGCCCTGAACTTCACCTCGCTGATCTTCATGATCCCGCTGTCCCTGGGGATGGCCGTGACCGTGCGCATCGGTCAGGAGCTGGGCCGCAGCGCACCGCGCGATGCCCGTTTCGTAGCCGGCGTCGGGATCGCCGCAGCGCTGGTCTATGCCTGTTTCTCGGCGAGCGTCATGCTGCTGTTCAGCGAGCAGATCGCACGGATCTATACGCCTGATCCAGCGGTGATCGCGGTCGCCGCCAGCCTGTTCTTCTATGCCGCGCTGTTCCAGTTCTCGGACGTGGTTCAGGTCACCGCGGCGGGCGCGCTGCGCGGTTATCAGGACACCCGCATGACCATGGTCTACACGCTGTTCGCCTACTGGGGCATCGGATTGCCGGTGGGTTACCTGCTGGGGCTGACCGATAAGCTTGGCCCGGCGAGCGGGCCAAGCGGCCTTTGGCAGGGCCTGATCGCTGGCCTCAGCTGCGCGGCACTGCTGCTGAGCGTGCGGCTGGCACGTAGTGCGCGCCGGGAAATCCGCCGCCATGCCGCATTGCGCAGAAGCGCGGCCTGA